In the Anguilla anguilla isolate fAngAng1 chromosome 7, fAngAng1.pri, whole genome shotgun sequence genome, one interval contains:
- the LOC118232243 gene encoding caspase-6-like — MDTSGDRPQGRVEQDSKPIGQTTAKSGNITEVDASSSGHDDLDPAEEYAMNHNRRGLALIFNQERFFWQLRMPERHGTNSDSWNLAKRLKELNFEVKAHDNLKMAEVCDVITEAANANHTDADCFVCVFLSHGENDHIYAYDGKFSIQEIAALFKGDKCKSLVGKPKIFIFQACRGEEHDVAVTPMDVVDNEVKTNEVVVDTGVVCTLPAGADFLMCYSVAEGYYSHRETINGSWYIQDLCQLLHKFGGKLEFTELLTLVNRKVSMRRVGRSADPSAIGKKQVPCFSSMLTKKLYFRPKKV, encoded by the exons ATGGATACCTCAGGTGATCGTCCTCAGG GGAGGGTTGAACAAGATAGTAAACCCATAGGCCAGACAACAG CCAAGTCTGGAAACATTACAGAAGTTGATGCCTCCAGTAGTGG ACATGACGACCTGGACCCCGCAGAGGAGTACGCCATGAATCACAACAGACGCGGCTTGGCTCTCATCTTCAATCAGGAGCGTTTCTTTTGGCAACTACGCATGCCCGAGCGCCACGGTACCAATTCCGATAGTTGGAATCTCGCCAAGAG ATTAAAGGAGCTGAATTTCGAAGTGAAGGCACATGACAATCTCAAAATGGCAGAAGTTTGTGATGTAATCACGGAAG CTGCAAACGCCAACCACACTGACGCTGACTGCTTCGTCTGTGTGTTCTTGAGCCACGGCGAGAACGATCACATCTACGCCTACGACGGCAAGTTCAGCATCCAGGAAATCGCCGCGCTGTTCAAGGGAGACAAGTGCAAGAGTCTGGTGGGAAAACCCAAAATCTTCATTTTCCAG GCGTGCCGCGGTGAAGAACACGACGTTGCGGTCACGCCCATGGACGTGGTGGACAACGAGGTGAAGACTAACGAGGTGGTGGTGGACACGGGGGTGGTCTGCACCCTGCCCGCCGGGGCGGACTTCCTCATGTGCTACTCGGTGGCGGAAG GGTACTACTCTCACAGGGAGACCATCAACGGCTCGTGGTACATCCAGGACCTCTGCCAGCTTCTGCACAAGTTCGGGGGGAAGCTGGAGTTCACGGAGCTGCTGACGCTGGTCAACAGGAAGGTGTCCATGCGGAGGGTGGGTCGGAGCGCCGACCCCAGCGCCATCGGCAAAAAGCAGGTGCCCTGCTTCTCCTCCATGCTCACCAAGAAACTCTACTTCAGACCCAAGAAGGTCTGA
- the LOC118232242 gene encoding calcium uniporter regulatory subunit MCUb, mitochondrial-like isoform X2, whose protein sequence is MVSLGRVAKLQVGVFHSALSCASIKATGGYISQIQSRLRLQWGPHKAAFCSTRAPSCDITVQYKHGRPVLAIPLPSRRERCLFSLRPMLMNVGDFIQDVQREDPGVTTTAVLSEDGERLSSCTSVETLLRRDFRILINNVTYHVHSPAREGMPTEQLTNLEDLKAMVHTLHTALQLPRHHQLQERELLEKLDSLRQHLVPLEKVKSQVEQRAESMCSWGVWAGLAVLSLQGGVLAWFTWWVYSWDIMEPITYFLTYATSLGFLSYFILTKQEFAYAEAKDRKFLHYFYKAARRQGFDVNEYNKLKEEVAGVEDNLRRLRKQIQLRLPLEQIQTKP, encoded by the exons ATACAGTCCAGGCTGCGGCTCCAATGGGGTCCTCACAAAGCAGCTTTCTGTAGTACTAGAGCGCCCTCCTGTG ATATCACGGTCCAGTATAAGCATGGTCGCCCAGTGCTGGCAATCCCCTTACCCTCCAGGAGGGAGCGCTGTCTGTTCTCCCTGAGGCCCATGCTCATGAACGTGGGCGACTTCATCCAGGATGTGCAGAGGGAGGATCCCGGCGTGACAACCACTGCCGTGCTGAGCGAAG ATGGAGAGCGCTTGTCCTCCTGCACGTCCGTGGAAACTCTGCTCCGAAGAGACTTCCGGATCCTCATCAATAATGTCACTTACCACGTACACTCTCCAGCCAGAG AAGGGATGCCCACTGAGCAGCTCACAAACCTGGAGGACCTGAAGGCCATGgtccacacactgcacacagccctgcagcTGCCCCGGCACCACCAGCTGCAGGAGAGGGAGCTCCTGGAGAAGCTGGACTCCCTCAGACAACATCTGGTGCCCCTGGAGAAG gttaAATCCCAGGTGGAGCAGAGGGCGGAGAGCATGTGCTCCTGGGGGGTGTGGGCCGGTCTGGCCGTGCTGTCGCTCCAGGGCGGGGTCCTGGCCTGGTTCACCTGGTGGGTGTACTCCTGGGACATAATGGAGCCCATCACCTACTTCCTCACCTACGCCACCAGCCTCGGCTTCCTGTCCTACTTCATCCTCACCAAACAG GAATTTGCTTATGCAGAAGCCAAAGACAGAAAGTTCCTGCATTACTTCTACAAAGCGGCCAGGAGACAGGGCTTCGACGTGAACGAGTACAACAAGCTGAAGGAGGAAGTCGCTGGG GTGGAGGACAACCTGAGACGTCTGAGGAAGCAGATACAGCTTCGGCTGCCCCTGGAGCAGATCCAGACCAAACCTTGA
- the cfi gene encoding complement factor I, producing the protein MEAVAYYYLFIALLIGSGVAESPPDEDSPQRGEVSTANVSIVATVTAPAVATVITAPAVATDPPAPEDPFLSSGHCLKERFTQLSCQKAFCPPWMRCIGGTCTCKLPYMCHKGAPVCSNNKRSYVSFCQVKAVECLRQTTAFSHLGHDCKGDSFETILREGDVVAVQVPQNGTVLVCGEGWDVLAANVVCRHKKNQRMGAEEATTLQYGQIRSLAEDWPGECVSMQCTGLEGSLAECTLGPRRQLEEDSMVATATCYEHTRVCSRSEFTCVNGKCIALTSTCDSLNDCGDNSDEMCCRGCRSGYHCKTDVCIPQDAKMDGIVDCLGGEDEIIDTEQKEKVLSPIKREIKIAREKVETLVCGISNKTLALPSPSKPHRRKRVVGGEEAGRTQFPWQVAIQESGSIDCGGIYISSCWVLTAAHCVRPKPEAYQVKFSLWSKLTKQDSTDLALVEKVIIHPQYNPTTYQNDIALLQLEKLPFTTKCLHDNPAIGPACVPWSEYQFLPGDKCTISGWGRQGDDQKTVSLRWATIEIMGNCSGIYGSRYFPGMECAGSLDGSVDTCQGDSGGPLVCEDIRGVAYAWGIVSWGDKCGIAGHPGVYTKVAHYFEWISSHIGKSTISRYNV; encoded by the exons GAAAGCCCACCGGATGAAGATAGCCCTCAGCGCGGTGAAGTAAGTACAGCCAATGTCTCTATAGTTGCCACGGTTACGGCTCCCGCAGTTGCCACGGTTATCACGGCTCCCGCGGTTGCCACAGATCCTCCGGCCCCAGAGGACCCGTTCCTGAGCTCCGGGCACTGTCTGAAGGAGCGCTTCACGCAGCTGTCTTGCCAGAAGGCGTTCTGTCCGCCCTGGATGCGATGCATTGGCGGCACCTGCACGTGTAAGCTTCCTTACATGTGCCACAAGGGGGCGCCAGTGTGCAGCAACAACAAGCGGAGCTACGTCTCCTTCTGCCAGGTGAAGGCAGTGGAATGCCTCCGACAGACCACCGCATTTTCTCACCTTGGCCACGATTGCAAAG GTGATTCGTTCGAGACGATCCTGAGAGAGGGCGATGTGGTGGCGGTGCAGGTTCCCCAGAACGGGACTGTCCTCGTCTGCGGGGAGGGGTGGGACGTGCTGGCAGCCAACGTCGTGTGcaggcacaaaaaaaatcagcgcAT GGGTGCAGAAGAGGCCACGACTCTCCAGTACGGCCAGATCAGGAGTCTTGCGGAGGACTGGCCAGGAGAGTGTGTCAGCATGCAGTGCACAGGGCTGGAGGGCTCCCTGGCTGAGTGCACTCTAGGTCCCCGCAGACAGCTGGAGGAAGACTCCATGGTTGCAACTGCCACCTGTTACGAGCACACGAGAG TCTGCTCCAGGTCAGAGTTCACCTGTGTCAACGGGAAGTGCATCGCCCTGACCAGCACCTGCGACAGCCTCAACGACTGCGGTGACAACAGTGATGAGATGTGCTGCAGAG GTTGCAGAAGTGGATATCACTGCAAAACTGATGTCTGCATACCCCAGGATGCCAAAATGGACGGAATTGTTGACTGTTTAGGAGGCGAGGATGAAATAATTG ATAccgaacagaaagaaaaagtccTTTCACCCATAAAGCGGG AGATTAAAATTGCCCGGGAGAAAGTGGAGACGTTAGTTTGTGGGATATCCAATAAGACTCTGGCTCTACCCAGTCCTTCAAAGCCACACAGACGGAAGCGTGTGGTTGGAGGAGAAGAAGCTGGCAGG ACCCAGTTCCCCTGGCAGGTAGCTATACAGGAAAGTGGCTCCATAGACTGTGGAGGAATCTACATCTCCAGCTGCTGGGTGCTGACTGCAGCCCACTGTGTCCG GCCCAAGCCGGAAGCGTACCAAGTTAAGTTTTCCCTTTGGAGCAAGCTGACCAAACAGGACTCCACTGACCTTGCCCTAGTCGAAAAGGTCATCATTCATCCACAGTACAACCCCACCACCTATCAGAATGACATCGCCTTGTTGCAACTGGAAAAGCTGCCATTTACCACGAAATGCCTCCACGACAACCCTGCTATTGGTCCGGCGTGTGTGCCCTGGTCCGAGTACCAGTTTCTGCCTGGCGACAAATGCACCATTTCTGGATGGGGTCGACAGGGCG ATGACCAGAAGACAGTTTCTCTTAGATGGGCAACCATAGAAATAATGGGCAACTGCTCAGGGATTTATGGTTCTCGATATTTCCCTGGAATGGAGTGCGCAG GTTCGCTGGACGGAAGTGTGGACACCTGCCAGGGAGATTCCGGGGGCCCGCTggtgtgcgaggacatcagggGGGTGGCGTACGCGTGGGGCATAGTCAGCTGGGGCGATAAGTGTGGCATTGCCGGGCACCCGGGTGTCTACACCAAAGTGGCTCACTACTTCGAGTGGATTAGCTCACACATCGGCAAGTCAACCATCAGCAGGTACAACGTGTAG
- the LOC118232242 gene encoding calcium uniporter regulatory subunit MCUb, mitochondrial-like isoform X1 produces MVSLGRVAKLQVGVFHSALSCASIKATGGYISQIQSRLRLQWGPHKAAFCSTRAPSCDITVQYKHGRPVLAIPLPSRRERCLFSLRPMLMNVGDFIQDVQREDPGVTTTAVLSEDGERLSSCTSVETLLRRDFRILINNVTYHVHSPARAEGMPTEQLTNLEDLKAMVHTLHTALQLPRHHQLQERELLEKLDSLRQHLVPLEKVKSQVEQRAESMCSWGVWAGLAVLSLQGGVLAWFTWWVYSWDIMEPITYFLTYATSLGFLSYFILTKQEFAYAEAKDRKFLHYFYKAARRQGFDVNEYNKLKEEVAGVEDNLRRLRKQIQLRLPLEQIQTKP; encoded by the exons ATACAGTCCAGGCTGCGGCTCCAATGGGGTCCTCACAAAGCAGCTTTCTGTAGTACTAGAGCGCCCTCCTGTG ATATCACGGTCCAGTATAAGCATGGTCGCCCAGTGCTGGCAATCCCCTTACCCTCCAGGAGGGAGCGCTGTCTGTTCTCCCTGAGGCCCATGCTCATGAACGTGGGCGACTTCATCCAGGATGTGCAGAGGGAGGATCCCGGCGTGACAACCACTGCCGTGCTGAGCGAAG ATGGAGAGCGCTTGTCCTCCTGCACGTCCGTGGAAACTCTGCTCCGAAGAGACTTCCGGATCCTCATCAATAATGTCACTTACCACGTACACTCTCCAGCCAGAG CAGAAGGGATGCCCACTGAGCAGCTCACAAACCTGGAGGACCTGAAGGCCATGgtccacacactgcacacagccctgcagcTGCCCCGGCACCACCAGCTGCAGGAGAGGGAGCTCCTGGAGAAGCTGGACTCCCTCAGACAACATCTGGTGCCCCTGGAGAAG gttaAATCCCAGGTGGAGCAGAGGGCGGAGAGCATGTGCTCCTGGGGGGTGTGGGCCGGTCTGGCCGTGCTGTCGCTCCAGGGCGGGGTCCTGGCCTGGTTCACCTGGTGGGTGTACTCCTGGGACATAATGGAGCCCATCACCTACTTCCTCACCTACGCCACCAGCCTCGGCTTCCTGTCCTACTTCATCCTCACCAAACAG GAATTTGCTTATGCAGAAGCCAAAGACAGAAAGTTCCTGCATTACTTCTACAAAGCGGCCAGGAGACAGGGCTTCGACGTGAACGAGTACAACAAGCTGAAGGAGGAAGTCGCTGGG GTGGAGGACAACCTGAGACGTCTGAGGAAGCAGATACAGCTTCGGCTGCCCCTGGAGCAGATCCAGACCAAACCTTGA